The Panicum virgatum strain AP13 chromosome 3N, P.virgatum_v5, whole genome shotgun sequence genome includes the window TCGAAGCCGCCCACTTTCGCCTCGGGGCACTGTTGGGGGCGCTTCGACAGGAAGGCAGAAGAAACTAGCTGTCCTACCACTACTACCAGTCGCTGCCGACCTGAATTTGGCTTTGGTTCTCCAGGGTTAAGTGGATTTCATGTAGGCTTTAAATGGCCGGATTCTCCTATTGTGGGACGGAAGCCTATGTTTCTCTGGGCTGTATGGATCATCTATTTATGGGCCGTTAGATCTCAAGAATTAGTTTGAATTCTTCGACTGGAGTGCTGGGCTGGCGGCCCATGTTTCGCTTTGCTCGTTAGAGTTTGAGGCAATTCCCCTGAAGCCATTATAAAAATTATCAATTCCATCTATGCCATTAAAAAAATTGAGCTCTTACTCAACCACTAACCCACTTTTCTCTGGACTTCCACACCATTGCCGTCCAAATCCGTTACGCTGACTGTCGATCAGACTAGTTGAGAAGCATAAGAGGACTTAACAGTGCCCATTTTACCTCTCCTCATCTTCACCTCACCTTGACAACCAAATCCAGTCGCATTTCTCTCCTCTCCCCGTCCTCCCCCCaaacccgccgccaccgccggctgtAGCCATGAGCGCGCGCtggcctccctcctccgcctgcTCCCCTCGCCACTGGCACTGCACCACCTCCACTGCTTCCAGCTCCCAGGAGAGCGCGTTGGTGGAGAGATCGACCACGCAGAGGAgcgcgagcggcgccgccgggatCATGCCGGTGAAGGTGAGGAGGGGTAAAGTGGGCCGTCCCACCTGCGGCGGCAGAGGACCCGGCGGCGTCCCCGCGGACTGGATGACCTCCGGGCGACGCTGGGCCTGGTCGGGCTCCTCGTCGGAGTGGAACTTGATGTGACCGCCCTCGGAATCAGAGTCGTCGAACTGGAAGTGGATGTGCCCGTCGTCGGGGGCGATGCGCACCTGCTTGGCGACgagcggggcggcggaggacgaggatgctattgcgggcggcggcgaggccgtccCCCTTGTGCTGCTGCgggaggcggagctcgggctAGACGCCCCGGAGGAAGTCGTGCAGCACGGCGCCGACGGCGCGCAGCGACTCGTTGTAGGCGTGGTGCACGTTGGCGAGCGTGTAGCGGTGGCGGATGGCCAGTGCGACGGCAGGGGCGATGAGGCACTGAGCAGGATGCGGACGCGGGCGCGGTGGGGGAGAAGCACCTGCGGCGCGGGAGCGGGTCGCATccgtggaggaggagcggctCGGCGAGGGAGAGGGCGTCGTCCTggccctcctgcgccgccgcgctccttcCTGCtgtgcgccgtcgccgcctcctgctTGCCTCCCTCACGCCTCGCGCGCCGCCAGTCCCCAGCACGCGCGGCCCCTCGCGAGCACTGCCGCCCTCCCGCGCGAGCGCTGCAGGCCGCCCTGCGCGCGCTGCCCGCGGCCCCGCCTCCTGCGCGCCGCTggccacgccatggccgccgccttaACGCCGTCGGCCGGAGCTGCAGCTCGCctccgcccgcctcgccgccggagccgcggtACGTCTAcgcgcgcctcgccggccgGAGCTGCAGCTCGCCCCGCCGTTCCCTGCCTTGCCATGGGCAGGGCCTCGCTGCAGGTGCGCCATCCTCGCCGAGCTGGGTGACGTGCACTGGGTCgtagaagccgccgccgccaccttggGCATCTTAGAGGGCCGGGCTCTGGAAAAGTGCgagggcggcgacgaggaggagcagAGCTGCTATGGGACGGGAGCTGGAGGTGAGGGAGAAGACCATGTGAGGGGGAAAAGAGACATTTTAAGCTGCCGTTAGCTGCCGTTCTACCAAAATCTAACGGCAGTGGCACGTGAGTCCAAACAAAATTGAGTTGATGGCTGGTTGGGAGCAAGAACTTTTCTAGTGGTATATATGGAATTAGAAACTTTTTTAGTGGTTTGTAGGGAATTGCCTCTTAGAGTTCCGATCGGGCATCAATATCGAATGATTTTCAGTTCAAAAATTATGCCGAAATTCCAGGATGTTTGAAAGGTTTGAGGCTGACAGGCCACCAGACTGTTTGAAAGGATAGTCTAGCTAGTGGCATCATTCTATCTTGATTTGCATTTTTTATTTACATTTAATAATGTTCGAACTAACTAAATAGTATTATCTATTGCAGAATATAAGTAGATGGCCTTTCAGTGTTCGTCATGTCCTCTTTGTTCGCGAGGTTcgtcaaaataaaataaaataaaataaaaggtgTTAACTGAAACATGAAGCAAAGAATAACTTCATTcacttttctttgttttttaacCGGCATTTTTTTCTCCCCGCGATATAGGGCAATGCGAGTCATAACCATACTTTAAATTCAGCATCTGAGACGGTCCTGCAACATTTCCCTACCACACCTGTCATGAAAACAACCCTTAGAAAGGTTCCTCTGGCAAACTTGGCAATATTTCTTTCAAACTCTTGACAAAATTTGAACGGCATGAGATGAGAccacaaatttcacaccatgCAACACATAAAGCTTTCCAGAAAATACTTAGGTTCAGATGATTTCTTGGATGACTGATTCTGTCAAATTCATACCTGCCAGTACAGGCACATCTGCACAAATGGAAGTGTTCAGATATTGGAACTCAAAAGTCCGTGTTACATTACATACCAGGTGCAGTCAAAATACTGCATGTCATATACAGATTGCAGATTGCAGCTGGAAGCATGGAAGGCACATTGCAGATTGCAGCTGGATTGCAGATTGCACATTGCAACGCTGAATCTTCAGCACACCACATCACTCCCAAACATCTCTGCAGTACCAGTATCAATTCAACAGAGACGGGAAACCTTCACATTATGATTTCATTCTGATCATGCTGCTGTCATGAATGAGTGCACAAAATCTCTCCCAAGGACAAAGTCGCTAGCTTTATGGTTGTTGATTGAGCACATCAACATATATGATAATATGCAAATGCTGGCCCAGTGTCCCTTTTCATGCACCCACCTCCCTACCAAGAAGCAACCAAAAAGACAGGAAAACAAAAGGGAACAGGAGAAGGAAAACATGGAAAAGTGCAGTAACCCACTTTTCTTTGGCCTAAATCTATGGTACAGCATATGGACCActaggctatctccaaccatttcctccatccaactccccccaaacgtactatttactatattttactacctccctccaaaagattccccctataactccttctctccaaccattccccccatttctattccccctatatactatcactcattaactaactatttatttaacgtttttgaatttaaaaaaatcatacagtatttgtactgtcataatacgcattatcatcatgttacggggctcaaacgggATTAATATCACGAAGAAACAGTGTGATTAAAAATATAAGGGGAGTTGGAACTCACTCTATATGTGGGGGGGTTTCAACTCCCCCCACATATAGGGGGAGCTgtggggggagccgttggagcgctcgctcccccaaagcccccctacgtagggtggggggcGGTTTAGGGGGCTCCGTTGGAGCTAGCCTTATACTGTCTGAAATAGATATAACTAACTAAAGatttaagattttttttgctTCCGAGTAGATATAACTAATGGAAGATTTAAAACTTGTCGCAATAGATAAGAATGCAGAATACCTGGATGCATCCAACGTAAAAAATGATACTTTGAGTGTAATGGGTTGCCTAATGCTTCCTTGATTTAGTTGTTTTGTCAGTACTGGCATTGCACTTTTTATACTTCAGGTTATAAAAAAGGGCATTCAAAGACAGCTGTGAAGCTGTGAGACTTTACCACATAGTGACAGACTTGAAAGGTAAGCCAATGGTGCCACGGCACAAATGATACATTTTAAGAAGGCGTGAtattgacacacacacacacacacacacacacacacacacacacacacacacacacacacacacacactacaaACCATCACTGCATGTATCCACAGATTGTCTCCATGCTAATACACAggatgttatatatatatatatatatatatatatatatatatatatatatatatatatatatatatatatatatatatatatatatatatatatatatatatatatatatatatatataacactaCAAACCATCACTGCATGTATCCACAGATTGTCTCCATGCTAATACACAGGATGATCATGCTAACTACAACCTATTACGTACCAACAACTTCTCCCTCATCTTCTGCCACCACGCAGCTCAcattgggaaaaaaaagaaacaagacacaaaaacaaaaaatactCACAAGAGGCAGCTGGGGCCTTCCGCCACCAACACCATCATGCTCTCTGTCTCTGAAGCATGGCAACATCTTTTGCCAAAGACCAACAGCAGGAACAAAGCAAAGTGGGTGCTGGTTGCTCCTATCTGAAGAATTCCAAAGGGAATGGATGGATCAGCTTACGCTTGTTTATCACATCACAACCCTGCAGGAGAAATAGAGAACTTTCATCACATTCAATTTTTCAAATAGAATCCACGAGTGTCAATAGGACAGAAAAGGGGAAGAATTTACAACAGCAAGTATGACCTTGCAATCTTCTGCATATTAACAGAATTACAACAGTCCCTTGTTTCTTTTACCAGGTAACACTTCCAATGTTTTCGTGTAGGTATTATAAAAATATCTGATTAGGTATTGTCAAAACACGATATTGATAAAATAGTCAGTGAGCCAATGATTCTCAATTCTATCCAATACAAATATAAATCCGCCTATTTCAAATCAAATGTAGCCTAATATGCCATGCCCACTGGATACAATTAAATTATTGCTTTTGCAAATTAACAGTTGCAAGTTTGTGAATGGAAAGGTGGTAACAAAGTTCAATTGTCTTATTAGGTGAGGTAATAATCATAATAACATATTCAGTTCCACATGGTTTCACAATGCTATACGGACGAACCCACAAGTTTTGAATCAAACAGAATCTAATTTGAAATGCCCACTGAATATGATCAATTTCTTGCTCTATGTTTCTGATGCAGCCTAAAGAAACTTTGTCACACTAGAAACTGAAACAACAGAGCAGCAAGAAATATTTGATTACCTCGGTGCTTTGACTGCTTTCAGCTCTGCAAACAGATACAACAAGCCTAGTCACGCAGGATGACGGAGTCGGCAATCTTCATCAGCAGCCCAAGGCTCTCGGGTGCGAATTTGCGCGCAAACATGTGCGAGTAGGTGCCGTTGGACTTCCTGAGCTCCCTGATGAGCTCCCCGGACACCTCCTCCGGCTGGTAGGTGTGCGGATGGCCGTCAAAGGAGTCGGTCCAGTTGACCCTGGTGAGCGTGAACTTGGTGGATCCGCTGGGGTCCTGCATGTCCAGCAGCGTCGGGAAGTAGTGCTCCTCCGGGTAGCACGAGTACTTCCTCTTGACGAGGCAGGGCAGCTTGAACTTGTTCCAGAGCCTCCGGTCCCTGACCACCATGACGGCGTGCCTCCTGGTGAGCACGAAGAACTGGGAGCCGACGCGGAAGCTGTCGTACGGCACCTCCGGGAGCATGATGTCGTCGCCGCGGGCGTAGTAGCGGTCGTGCAGCGTGGGCTCGGCGTCCAGGATCTCGATGAAGCTGCGGTGGCGGCCCTTGGGTCCGGCAATGTCGCCGGTGAGCGTGCGGTACAGGGCCGGGAACGGGTGGAGCGGGACGCAGGACTGGGAGAGCAGCGCGAAGAAGTGGTTGGCCGGGTCGTCGAGCAGCGCggtggcgaggaggcggcgcgcggcggagatGAGCGTGGCGGAGGCGCGCTGGGTGGCCTTCCCGGGGATGATCCGGCCCCGGAAGGAGGGCGTCGGCGGCAGGGCGAGCGCCGCGGCGGGGTCGGCGTGGACGTAGACGTTGAGGAGGCCGTGGTGGCCCTCGAAGAACTTCTCCCAGAGCGGGGCGAAGACGAGGTCGGAGTTGGTGAGGAAGAGGAACGCCACCTTGGGCTGctgcttcctcttcctcttccggaagccgccggcgccgccgaagaAGGAGGGGGTTGCGGCGTCGGCGGGCTTGGAGGACGAGGGCGCGGCGGAGaggaggacggcgcggcggaAGAGCGCGAGGTCCTCGGTCTCGTCGGCGTCCGGGATGGCCGGGAGCGTCCGCGGCGGGATGaggcgcggcgcgaggaggaagacggcCGGGatggagagcagcagcagcagcagcgacaggACGTACGGCGAGGCGGCGTACGGCGACGCCATCGCTCAGCCACCCGCCCGACCGGAGGACGCAAACGCCGCGGCGATCCCCGGGCTCCGATCAACCGACAGGCACCGAGGGAGTGGAAGGAACGCTCAATCTCAgaccaaaaataaaataaaataaaatgaccCCCGCGATTCAGGATGGGTGTCTCTGCCTGCGGGGATCGGAGCCCGCGGGCATTAATCGGAGGAAGCCGGGGGGTGATAAATTCGGGAACTTGCGGGGGAGCAGAGCAGGATCAAGAATGGAAGGAGAAGCGGCGGGAGCGTGGAGCAGAGGGACCGGCGGGGGGCGGAGGAGGGaatggcgcggcgcgcggcggatccggcgcagcccggcgggggcgggcgggAGGAGGAGTGGAGAAGAagcggagcagagggaggaggggtTGGGGAAAGAGAGGGGAGTGAGGACGCTGCCTTTATGGGAGGGCTAATCCCCTTGATTAATTTCTTAATCGATGGGCGTTGAATTAGGGAATTAATTAATTGAAATGGTTTCACCACAAATTTCCTCAAAAAACCCTGGTATTATTTCATTCCACCCAAATATGCTCGTGAATACAAATTGTACTaggaccatcatcatcatcaattaGTTGCTAATGGTTTCATCAGAACTGTGTGATTAGGGATggtaattttattttatataattttaaataaAAGTATAATTTTGATTTAAAGTATAATTTTAAAGAATGGTAGAGTTCAAGTTCAACCGACGTGTTTAGATCCAAAGAATTTGCGCTAAAAACGTCACGTCAAATTTAGACATTGAAATgtcaaataaaatctatttacaaaatgttTTGtacggatgagttgtaaatcatgagacaaattatggattagattcgtctcgtgatttacaacccatcaatataaaaaaatttatagataaattttatttaacacTTTTAAATAACAAAATTCACTTTCAAAACATTTTTGCCAAACATCTAAACACATCCGGTTATTCATATCCGGCGGGAAGAGCGATCGGGGTGAGTCAGCAGCCATGTCCCCGTCGGATCGGGCTGACTCGTGGGCCCGCGCCAGGCGTCGGCACCGCCCGGGACATGTGGGCTGTGGCTGCTCTGCTCCGCTGTCCGCTCTGCCCTCgacaatttcttttttttttttgcgggttgcCCGCGACAATTTCTGACCGGAGTTCCTTTTTTTAATCGGCGGGGAAATTCAATAAATCATGGAGCTCACAAGTgtacgcacgcacgcacacgcCTCGTGTGTCAAGTGCTGCTGGTATAATAATAGTACATATTATTATAATAGTACGTATACTCGTATAGTATAATACTAGTGTAAAAATAGTGGCGACGACGTCGCGTGTGTGTCAGCGGATTAGGCAGCGTACGTGGCGCCTGTCCAGCCtgcacaccacacacaccacctgCTGCAAATGCAATCGCCAGCCCAGGGAAATGGAATCAACCAACCTCACCGTCGTGCCTCGTGTACGTACACGTGTACAAAAAATCCACAAAGAAAAGAACCAACGGTGACGATGTGCTTTAAACTTGctgttcttttttgttttattatACTACTGGGATCATATCATAGcgagtaaaaaaaaaggaagagaggCGGCGGATTATTACTGGGTTGTCCCGTGAATCGCTTTTTGCAGGGGAGGGAATTAGGGATGACGATGAACTCGTTCAGAAGAGGAGTGCTGAGGTGGATCCAGCACGGCTGTTGTCTGTCGGTGGGCAGCCGGTAACATATAATCCATGCATTCCCATACATACCAAAAGGGCAAAAGGTGATGTTGACCTCAGCCTGCATCATCCATTTCTCTCGCCCCCCTCACTCTTTCTCTGAACGTCAACGTGTTGCCAAAGGACCTCTAGCTGACTTGGTTAGGGAAATTCAGCGGCACTCCTTAGGTTCTGGATTCGACTCTTTATGGGAGCGAATTTTAagttgaggttaaaaaaattccCTCATCTGCCTCATGTCCAAAGCACTATGGAGCCCGACCTAACTCACAGGGCGACGGACCCCGTGTACGGATGAGGCAGGGGTTCGGGAATTTTCTTAGCCTGTTGTGAGAAGatcattctacctctcaaaaCAATGCCGTGGGGCGGTCTTACCCCCACAGATAAGTTTTCTGAACGTCACCATGTTGTAATCCTAATCTATGGCAAGTTGCCATGCTAGAGTGATGAGCAACTCCAACAAACTCTGTATACATTTTTTTTTTATCGGTAAATAGagacaaaa containing:
- the LOC120666978 gene encoding glycosyltransferase BC10-like, whose product is MASPYAASPYVLSLLLLLLSIPAVFLLAPRLIPPRTLPAIPDADETEDLALFRRAVLLSAAPSSSKPADAATPSFFGGAGGFRKRKRKQQPKVAFLFLTNSDLVFAPLWEKFFEGHHGLLNVYVHADPAAALALPPTPSFRGRIIPGKATQRASATLISAARRLLATALLDDPANHFFALLSQSCVPLHPFPALYRTLTGDIAGPKGRHRSFIEILDAEPTLHDRYYARGDDIMLPEVPYDSFRVGSQFFVLTRRHAVMVVRDRRLWNKFKLPCLVKRKYSCYPEEHYFPTLLDMQDPSGSTKFTLTRVNWTDSFDGHPHTYQPEEVSGELIRELRKSNGTYSHMFARKFAPESLGLLMKIADSVILRD